A region of Faecalibacterium taiwanense DNA encodes the following proteins:
- a CDS encoding PrgI family protein, with protein MAAYISVPRDLTKVKSKVAFNLTKRQLVCFGTAALIGVPLFFVLRDSGGNTAATLGMMAVMLPAFFLGMYEKNGQPLEKLLSYYVQSRFVRPRVRPYKTNNYYAILMKGGVTHDAVLEKDR; from the coding sequence TTGGCTGCGTATATTTCCGTTCCCCGTGACCTGACGAAAGTAAAATCGAAGGTCGCGTTCAACCTGACCAAGCGGCAGCTTGTCTGCTTTGGCACAGCGGCTCTCATTGGAGTGCCGCTGTTTTTTGTTCTCCGGGATTCCGGCGGCAACACTGCTGCCACCCTCGGTATGATGGCGGTGATGCTGCCGGCGTTCTTCCTTGGGATGTACGAGAAAAACGGCCAGCCCTTGGAAAAGCTACTGTCGTACTATGTGCAGTCCCGGTTTGTCCGCCCGAGGGTTCGACCCTACAAGACCAACAACTACTATGCGATTTTGATGAAAGGAGGCGTGACCCATGATGCCGTTTTGGAAAAAGACCGGTAA
- a CDS encoding virulence-associated E family protein: MNAMQPPQSIEEIKAGLETTEKGGVRQSIRNCLTVFQRDPLLSGAIAYNILTDRKDIIKPIGFHRESTALNDTDMKYLLLYLEETYGLTNEKKIDNAIGIVANENKYHPIRDYLNTLVWDGTERIRFCLRHFLGADADDYTYEALKLFLLGAISRAFQPGCKFEIMLCLVGGQGAGKSTFFRLLAVRDEWFSDDLRKLDDDNVYRKLQGHWIIEMSEMMATANAKSIEEIKSFLSRQKEVYKIPYETHPADRPRQCVFGGTSNALDFLPLDRSGNRRFIPVMVYPEQAEVHILEDEAASRAYIEQMWAEAMEIYRSGRFKLAFSPAMQRYLKEHQRDFMPEDTKAGMIQAYLDKYTGSMVCSKQLYKEALNHAFDEPKQWEIREINEIMNQCISGWRYFPNPRMFSEYGRQKGWERENPATDSGNPSEKTMDGFVEVTEQMELPF; the protein is encoded by the coding sequence ATGAACGCCATGCAGCCGCCCCAGAGCATTGAGGAAATCAAGGCGGGGCTGGAAACTACCGAGAAAGGCGGTGTCCGTCAGAGCATACGGAACTGCCTGACCGTATTCCAGCGTGACCCGCTGCTTTCCGGGGCTATCGCATACAACATCCTGACCGACCGCAAGGACATCATAAAGCCCATCGGCTTCCACAGGGAAAGCACCGCCCTGAACGATACGGACATGAAGTATCTGCTTCTCTATCTGGAAGAAACCTACGGGCTTACCAATGAGAAGAAGATTGATAACGCCATCGGGATTGTGGCGAATGAAAACAAGTACCATCCCATCCGGGACTATCTCAATACCCTTGTGTGGGACGGGACAGAGCGAATCCGTTTCTGCCTGCGGCACTTTCTGGGGGCTGACGCAGACGATTACACCTATGAAGCGTTGAAGCTGTTCCTGCTGGGCGCAATCTCACGAGCCTTTCAGCCGGGATGCAAATTTGAAATCATGCTCTGTCTGGTAGGCGGTCAGGGGGCTGGCAAGTCCACCTTCTTCCGTCTGCTGGCAGTCCGGGACGAGTGGTTCTCCGATGATTTGCGGAAGTTGGACGATGACAATGTGTACCGTAAGCTGCAAGGTCACTGGATTATCGAAATGTCGGAAATGATGGCAACCGCAAACGCCAAGAGCATTGAGGAAATCAAGTCATTTTTAAGCCGACAGAAAGAGGTTTACAAGATACCCTATGAAACCCACCCAGCAGACCGCCCCCGTCAGTGCGTGTTTGGCGGCACTTCCAATGCCCTTGACTTCCTGCCCCTTGACCGTTCCGGCAACCGCCGCTTTATCCCCGTCATGGTGTACCCGGAGCAAGCCGAGGTTCACATTTTGGAGGACGAAGCCGCTTCCAGAGCCTATATCGAGCAGATGTGGGCAGAAGCGATGGAAATTTACAGAAGCGGCAGGTTCAAGCTGGCTTTCAGCCCTGCCATGCAGCGGTATCTCAAAGAACACCAGCGGGATTTTATGCCGGAGGACACCAAAGCCGGGATGATACAGGCGTATCTTGATAAGTACACCGGGAGCATGGTCTGCTCCAAGCAGCTCTATAAGGAAGCCTTGAACCATGCCTTTGACGAGCCGAAGCAATGGGAAATCCGGGAAATCAACGAGATTATGAACCAGTGCATTTCTGGCTGGCGGTACTTCCCGAACCCAAGAATGTTTTCCGAATATGGCAGACAAAAGGGCTGGGAGCGTGAAAACCCGGCAACGGACTCCGGCAACCCGTCTGAAAAAACGATGGACGGTTTTGTGGAGGTCACAGAACAGATGGAGCTTCCGTTCTGA
- a CDS encoding VirB4-like conjugal transfer ATPase, CD1110 family: protein MMPFWKKTGKHSKSQSAQKRRQNAKPAVPRTAQQSIPMQRMFEDGTCRVKPNYYTRTIQYQDINYQLAQQEDKTAIFEEWCSFLNFFDSSIKFELSFVNMATDSTEFEKSIRIPFQKDGFDDVRAEYSQMLRQQLAKGNNGLTKTKFITFGVEGESMAQVKPRLDHIQNDLLNNFHRLGVQAKPLNGAQRLKLMHDMFNMDGASKFHFDWKDLVKSGLSAKDAIAPTAFSFKNSRTFQMGGIFCAASFLSITASDISDQLLKDFLDMDSSQIVTMHIQSVDQNRAIKTVKRTITELDRSKIEEQKKAIRAGYDIDIIPSDLATYGRDAKALLKELQSQNERMFLVTFLVLNTGRTEQELENNVFQASSIAQKHNCNLCRLDFQQEHGLMSSLPLADCQIEIQRGLTTSSTAIFIPFTTQELYQSGKESLYYGLNALSNNLIMVDRKKLKNPNGLILGTPGSGKSFSAKREITNAFLVTDDDIIINDPEGEYSPLVNRLKGQVIKISPNSTQFVNPMDINANYSEEDNPLSLKADFILSLCELVVGGKEGLLPVEKTVIDRCVHLIYRKYFANPCPENMPILEDLYNALLQQDEKEAHHVATALEIYVKGSLNLFNHRTNVNVNNRIVCYDIKELGKQMKKLGMLIVQDQVWGRVTANRSSGKSTRYYMDEMHLLLKEEQTAAYSVEIWKRFRKWGGIPTGLTQNVKDLLSSREVENIFENSDMIIMLNQAAGDRQILAKQLNISPHQLSYVTHSGEGEGLLFFGNVILPFVDRFPTDLELYRIMTTKLGEVSEGAQK, encoded by the coding sequence ATGATGCCGTTTTGGAAAAAGACCGGTAAGCACAGCAAGTCGCAGTCTGCGCAGAAGCGCAGGCAGAACGCAAAGCCTGCTGTGCCCCGGACCGCCCAGCAGTCCATCCCCATGCAGCGGATGTTTGAGGATGGCACCTGCCGGGTGAAGCCTAACTACTACACCCGCACCATCCAGTATCAGGACATCAATTACCAGCTCGCCCAGCAGGAGGATAAGACCGCCATTTTTGAAGAATGGTGCTCCTTCCTCAACTTCTTCGACAGCTCCATCAAATTTGAGCTGTCCTTTGTGAACATGGCAACCGACAGCACCGAGTTTGAAAAGAGCATCCGTATCCCGTTCCAGAAGGACGGTTTTGACGATGTGCGTGCGGAGTACAGCCAGATGCTGCGCCAGCAGCTTGCCAAGGGCAATAATGGTCTGACCAAGACCAAGTTCATCACCTTTGGTGTGGAGGGCGAAAGCATGGCGCAGGTCAAGCCCCGGCTCGACCACATTCAGAATGACCTGCTGAACAACTTCCACCGGCTGGGGGTGCAGGCAAAGCCCTTGAACGGTGCCCAGCGGCTGAAGCTCATGCACGATATGTTCAACATGGACGGTGCATCCAAGTTTCACTTTGACTGGAAAGACCTTGTGAAAAGCGGACTTTCGGCGAAGGATGCCATTGCACCCACCGCCTTTTCGTTCAAAAACAGCCGTACCTTCCAGATGGGCGGCATCTTCTGCGCCGCCAGTTTTTTGAGCATCACGGCATCCGACATCAGCGACCAGCTTTTGAAGGATTTTCTGGACATGGATTCGTCCCAAATCGTTACCATGCACATCCAGTCCGTTGACCAGAACCGTGCCATTAAGACCGTGAAGCGCACCATCACCGAACTGGACCGCAGCAAGATCGAGGAGCAGAAAAAAGCCATCCGTGCCGGGTATGATATTGACATCATCCCGTCCGATTTGGCAACTTACGGGCGGGATGCGAAAGCCCTGCTCAAAGAACTTCAGAGCCAGAATGAGAGAATGTTTTTGGTGACGTTCCTTGTTCTGAACACCGGGCGCACAGAGCAGGAGCTGGAAAACAACGTCTTTCAGGCCAGCTCCATCGCCCAGAAGCACAACTGCAACCTGTGCCGCCTTGATTTTCAGCAGGAGCATGGGCTGATGTCCTCGCTGCCGCTGGCGGATTGCCAGATCGAAATTCAGCGGGGACTGACCACCAGCAGCACTGCTATCTTCATCCCCTTTACCACGCAGGAATTGTACCAGAGCGGAAAAGAATCGCTGTATTACGGCTTGAATGCCCTGTCCAACAACCTCATCATGGTGGACCGCAAAAAGCTGAAAAACCCCAACGGCCTGATTCTGGGCACTCCCGGTTCTGGCAAAAGTTTCTCAGCAAAGCGTGAAATCACCAACGCATTTCTGGTGACGGACGATGATATTATTATCAATGATCCCGAAGGCGAATACTCGCCGCTGGTGAACCGGCTGAAAGGTCAGGTCATCAAAATCAGCCCCAACAGCACCCAATTTGTCAACCCCATGGACATCAACGCCAACTACTCCGAGGAGGATAATCCGCTGTCCCTGAAAGCCGACTTTATTCTTTCTTTGTGTGAGCTGGTGGTGGGCGGCAAGGAGGGTCTGCTGCCGGTAGAAAAGACGGTCATTGACCGCTGTGTGCATCTGATCTACCGCAAATATTTTGCGAACCCCTGCCCGGAGAATATGCCCATCCTTGAGGACTTGTACAATGCCCTGCTCCAACAGGACGAAAAAGAAGCCCACCATGTTGCCACGGCTCTGGAAATCTATGTGAAAGGCTCCCTGAACCTGTTCAATCATCGCACTAACGTGAACGTCAACAACCGCATTGTCTGCTACGACATCAAGGAACTGGGCAAACAGATGAAGAAACTCGGTATGCTCATTGTGCAGGATCAGGTCTGGGGGCGTGTCACGGCAAACCGCAGCAGCGGAAAGTCCACACGGTATTATATGGACGAGATGCACCTCCTCTTAAAAGAGGAGCAGACTGCCGCTTATTCCGTGGAGATCTGGAAGCGTTTCCGCAAGTGGGGCGGTATTCCCACGGGGCTGACCCAGAACGTGAAAGACCTTCTTTCTTCCCGTGAAGTCGAGAATATTTTCGAGAACAGTGACATGATCATCATGCTGAATCAGGCGGCAGGAGACCGGCAGATCCTCGCAAAGCAGCTCAACATCTCGCCCCATCAGCTTTCCTATGTGACCCACTCCGGCGAGGGCGAAGGGCTGCTGTTTTTCGGCAATGTCATTCTGCCGTTTGTGGACCGTTTCCCCACCGATCTGGAACTCTACCGCATTATGACCACCAAGTTGGGTGAAGTCTCGGAGGGCGCGCAGAAATGA
- the mobQ gene encoding MobQ family relaxase has protein sequence MPCPHNEITIVQRSQRQSAVAAAAYQSGEKLFCEYDQQVKHYPEKRGIVHNEILLPANAPPEYADRNTLWNAAEAVEKQWNSQLARRWVLTIPREIPPDQYAVLVREFCEQQFVSKGMIVDFAIHDTYPPGHNPHAHVLLTMRAMDEHGKWLPKSRKVYDLDENGERIKLPSGRWKSHKEDTVDWNDQKYCEIWRHEWEVIQNRYLEANDRPERVDLRSYARQGLDIVPTVHEGAAVRQMEKRGIQTNISNLNREIRAANSLMKSIRQLIQNLKGWITELGEKRKELLAQKAAEEATLLPNLLMKYMEIRKEERKDWTRAGQNRGTSQDLKAVSEALSYLRQKGLSTVEDLEAFLESSGKSAADYRNQMKPKEARSKVIDGILASRTDCKECKPFYEKYQKIFFKKTKEKFKQEHPEVARYEKAAAYLAKHPDDKDSTQKELQEEQETLLEEIAALKIPLTEVQEDLKKLRDIRYWVRKATPGTEESKEPPKKQPLKEVLQDKADEKKAQRTAPVQTKHKQQDMEL, from the coding sequence ATGCCCTGTCCACACAACGAAATCACGATTGTTCAGCGCAGCCAGCGGCAGTCTGCGGTTGCCGCCGCTGCTTACCAGAGTGGCGAAAAGCTGTTCTGTGAATACGACCAGCAAGTGAAGCACTACCCGGAAAAGCGTGGTATCGTCCACAATGAAATCCTGCTCCCGGCAAATGCTCCGCCGGAGTATGCAGACCGCAATACCCTATGGAACGCCGCCGAAGCTGTGGAAAAACAATGGAACTCCCAGCTTGCAAGGAGGTGGGTGCTTACCATTCCCAGAGAGATACCGCCTGACCAGTACGCTGTCCTTGTCCGGGAGTTTTGTGAGCAGCAGTTTGTTTCCAAAGGAATGATTGTTGACTTTGCCATCCATGACACTTATCCGCCGGGACACAATCCCCACGCCCATGTCCTGCTCACTATGAGGGCAATGGACGAACATGGGAAATGGCTTCCCAAGAGCCGCAAGGTTTATGACCTTGACGAGAATGGGGAACGGATCAAACTTCCGTCCGGCAGATGGAAAAGCCACAAGGAGGATACGGTTGACTGGAACGACCAGAAGTATTGTGAAATCTGGCGGCATGAATGGGAGGTCATCCAGAACCGCTATCTGGAAGCCAATGACCGCCCGGAGCGTGTGGACTTGCGTTCCTATGCCAGACAGGGGCTTGATATAGTTCCCACTGTCCATGAGGGGGCTGCTGTCCGGCAGATGGAAAAGCGTGGTATCCAGACGAATATCAGCAACCTGAACCGGGAAATCAGAGCCGCCAACAGTCTGATGAAGTCCATCCGGCAGCTTATCCAAAACCTCAAAGGCTGGATTACCGAGCTGGGTGAAAAACGGAAAGAGCTGCTTGCGCAAAAAGCGGCGGAGGAAGCAACGCTTCTTCCCAATCTGCTGATGAAGTATATGGAGATACGAAAGGAAGAACGGAAGGACTGGACAAGGGCTGGACAGAACCGGGGGACTTCACAGGACTTAAAGGCAGTCAGCGAAGCCCTGTCCTATCTCCGGCAAAAGGGGCTTTCCACTGTGGAGGACTTAGAAGCATTTCTGGAATCTTCCGGGAAATCAGCCGCAGATTACCGCAATCAGATGAAGCCAAAGGAAGCCCGCAGTAAAGTGATTGACGGGATTCTTGCCAGCCGAACAGACTGCAAGGAATGTAAGCCTTTCTATGAGAAGTACCAGAAGATATTTTTCAAGAAAACAAAGGAGAAATTCAAACAGGAACACCCGGAGGTTGCCCGGTATGAGAAAGCCGCTGCCTACCTTGCCAAGCACCCAGACGATAAGGACAGCACCCAAAAGGAACTGCAAGAGGAGCAGGAAACGCTTCTGGAAGAAATTGCAGCCCTGAAAATACCGTTGACCGAGGTACAGGAGGATTTGAAGAAGCTGCGGGACATCCGCTACTGGGTACGGAAAGCCACCCCCGGCACAGAAGAAAGCAAAGAGCCGCCCAAGAAGCAGCCCCTCAAAGAAGTCTTGCAGGATAAGGCGGACGAGAAAAAAGCACAAAGAACTGCCCCGGTGCAGACAAAACACAAACAACAGGATATGGAACTTTAA
- a CDS encoding DUF3847 domain-containing protein: MPDSSKLEKLNRELEKSEKKLRKAINDEKALQHQLKQLTRKERTHRLCTRGGMLESFLQEPERLTDDDIMLLLKLIFHRQDTQELLKKLLERKKPETP; this comes from the coding sequence TTGCCTGATAGCTCAAAACTTGAAAAGCTCAACCGGGAGCTGGAGAAAAGCGAAAAGAAACTGCGGAAAGCTATCAATGATGAAAAGGCATTGCAGCATCAGTTGAAGCAGCTTACCCGAAAGGAACGGACGCACCGGCTCTGTACTCGTGGCGGTATGCTGGAAAGTTTTCTGCAAGAGCCGGAACGCCTGACAGATGATGATATCATGCTGTTGTTGAAACTCATTTTTCACAGACAGGACACGCAGGAACTATTGAAAAAACTGCTGGAACGGAAGAAGCCGGAAACCCCTTAG
- a CDS encoding CHC2 zinc finger domain-containing protein: MNVFEAVKQSVTTRQAAEHYGIRVGRNGMACCPFHNDKTPSMKLDRRYHCFGCGADGDVIDFAAALYGLGKKEAAVQLAQDFGLSYEDWKPPGKAKKPKPRQKSQEEQFQEAKSRCFRILADYLHSLRAWRKDYAPHSPEEAFHPRFVEALQKQDQVEYLLDVLLFGETEEKAALITDYGKDVIQLEKRMAELAAANAARTKKHHERHAAAPEH, from the coding sequence TTGAATGTATTTGAAGCTGTGAAGCAGTCCGTCACAACAAGACAGGCTGCGGAGCATTATGGAATCCGTGTAGGCCGGAACGGGATGGCTTGTTGCCCGTTCCATAACGATAAAACCCCAAGCATGAAGCTTGATCGGCGTTACCACTGCTTCGGCTGCGGTGCGGATGGGGATGTGATTGATTTTGCCGCCGCCCTGTATGGGCTGGGAAAGAAAGAAGCCGCCGTACAGCTGGCACAGGACTTCGGGCTTTCCTATGAGGACTGGAAACCGCCGGGGAAGGCTAAAAAGCCCAAGCCCCGGCAGAAATCCCAGGAGGAACAGTTTCAGGAAGCAAAGAGCCGCTGCTTCCGTATTCTTGCCGATTATCTTCACTCGCTTCGGGCATGGAGAAAGGATTATGCCCCGCACTCCCCGGAGGAAGCCTTTCATCCACGGTTTGTGGAAGCCTTACAGAAGCAAGACCAAGTGGAATATCTGCTGGATGTGCTGCTCTTTGGGGAGACAGAGGAAAAAGCAGCTTTGATTACGGACTACGGGAAGGATGTGATACAGCTTGAAAAGCGAATGGCAGAGCTTGCCGCCGCAAACGCAGCAAGAACTAAAAAACACCATGAACGCCATGCAGCCGCCCCAGAGCATTGA
- a CDS encoding recombinase family protein, which translates to MAMMNEMEYRTIGSALAGGYRAAVYCRLSKDDDLQGESASIANQRDMLEKYCEKQGWEVVAVYQDDGFTGLNMERPDLQRMLRAIERRQINLVITKDLSRLGRNYLQTGHLIEDFFPRNGVRYIAMNDGIDTLRDNNDIAPFKNILNEMYSKDISKKVHSSYLLKAQKGQFTGCLAPFGYRKDPEDKNHLLIDEETAPIVRLIFGYALNGHGPNYIRRRLEEEKIPCPTWWNRERGLRNTRTKWEKKDPENGRYMWDFSVIKDLLMNPVYTGAIASQKKDYRFKIGTIGEKKPEDWIVVEGQHEPLIDRMSFDIVQNKLKSRQRPGQTNEISLFAGLIKCGECGKSLTIRYTNAKHPQQIYSCKTYNAFGKNHCTQHRIDYDTLYSHVLRKIRECARAALMDGKAVADRLTNTCEAEQREQREAMERSLTRDEERIEVLDKMVMRLYEDMIAGRISEQNFNTMLKKTQTEQAELKAKVSEGRKRLSDEVQLANDAKQWVEAIQEYANITELDAATLNRLIKEIVVHERIDEDKTRHISIEIHFNLKPIPEVEQVTA; encoded by the coding sequence ATGGCTATGATGAACGAAATGGAATACAGAACAATCGGTTCGGCACTTGCCGGAGGGTATCGTGCAGCGGTCTATTGCAGGCTGTCAAAGGACGATGACCTGCAAGGCGAAAGTGCCAGTATCGCAAACCAGCGTGATATGCTGGAAAAATACTGCGAAAAGCAGGGATGGGAGGTTGTGGCAGTCTATCAGGACGATGGCTTCACAGGTCTTAATATGGAGCGTCCTGATTTACAGAGAATGTTGAGAGCCATTGAGCGCAGGCAAATCAACCTTGTCATCACGAAAGACCTCAGCCGACTGGGGCGTAACTATCTGCAAACCGGGCATTTGATTGAGGACTTTTTCCCAAGAAACGGTGTCCGCTATATCGCCATGAATGACGGTATCGACACCCTGCGTGATAACAACGATATTGCCCCGTTCAAGAATATCCTGAACGAGATGTACAGCAAGGATATTTCCAAGAAAGTCCATTCCTCTTATCTTCTGAAAGCGCAGAAAGGACAGTTTACCGGGTGTCTTGCCCCGTTCGGGTATCGGAAAGACCCGGAGGACAAAAACCATCTGCTCATTGACGAGGAAACCGCCCCGATTGTGCGGCTGATTTTCGGATATGCCCTGAACGGTCATGGTCCGAACTATATCCGCAGACGGCTGGAGGAAGAAAAAATCCCCTGCCCCACATGGTGGAACCGGGAACGGGGGCTTCGCAATACCCGTACCAAATGGGAAAAGAAAGACCCAGAAAACGGACGGTATATGTGGGACTTCTCCGTTATCAAAGACCTCTTGATGAATCCCGTCTACACCGGGGCGATTGCTTCCCAGAAAAAAGACTACCGTTTCAAAATCGGCACGATTGGAGAAAAGAAGCCGGAGGACTGGATTGTGGTGGAGGGACAGCATGAACCGCTGATTGACCGCATGAGCTTTGACATTGTGCAGAACAAGCTGAAATCCCGCCAGCGTCCGGGGCAGACCAATGAAATCAGCCTGTTTGCCGGACTGATAAAATGCGGCGAGTGTGGGAAGTCGCTGACGATACGCTACACAAACGCAAAACATCCCCAGCAGATTTATTCCTGCAAGACCTACAATGCCTTTGGAAAGAACCACTGCACCCAGCACCGGATTGACTATGACACCCTTTACAGCCATGTGCTGCGGAAAATCCGGGAATGTGCCAGAGCTGCCCTGATGGACGGGAAAGCGGTTGCCGACCGCCTGACTAATACCTGTGAAGCCGAGCAGCGGGAACAGCGGGAAGCAATGGAACGCTCCCTTACAAGGGACGAGGAACGGATTGAGGTTCTGGATAAAATGGTCATGCGGCTTTATGAGGATATGATTGCAGGGCGTATCAGTGAGCAGAATTTCAACACCATGCTGAAAAAGACACAGACCGAGCAAGCGGAGCTTAAAGCAAAAGTGTCCGAGGGCAGAAAGCGGCTGTCCGATGAAGTCCAGCTTGCCAATGACGCAAAACAATGGGTGGAAGCCATTCAGGAATACGCCAATATCACAGAGCTGGACGCAGCCACCCTCAACCGCTTAATCAAAGAAATCGTCGTGCATGAGCGCATTGACGAAGATAAAACAAGACACATTTCTATCGAAATTCATTTTAATCTCAAACCCATCCCAGAGGTGGAACAGGTCACTGCCTGA
- a CDS encoding DeoR family transcriptional regulator, whose protein sequence is MNFEFMTIDTPLPPCMPFPRALTGFPVSSTAKVMYCRMLDAMLSKGQEDENGILFVCFPVTAIAAVLSRSPMTVKRSLNELENAGLIMRVRQGVGEPNRIYVLIPGKEDAALA, encoded by the coding sequence ATGAATTTTGAATTTATGACGATAGACACACCACTGCCGCCCTGTATGCCATTTCCCAGAGCGTTGACAGGATTTCCAGTCAGCAGCACCGCAAAGGTCATGTACTGCCGGATGCTGGACGCTATGCTATCCAAAGGGCAGGAGGACGAGAACGGAATCCTGTTTGTCTGCTTCCCTGTCACAGCCATTGCCGCAGTCCTGTCCCGCAGTCCTATGACGGTCAAGCGTTCTTTGAATGAACTGGAAAACGCAGGACTTATCATGCGGGTGCGTCAGGGCGTTGGAGAGCCGAACAGGATTTATGTGCTGATACCGGGAAAGGAGGACGCTGCCCTTGCCTGA